A portion of the Candidatus Nitrosotenuis aquarius genome contains these proteins:
- a CDS encoding thermonuclease family protein, which produces MLKTKIFALSLILAGLIALLTSLSYTNSEISPVTNIPRIEVPEIHTSEIKLPIVGSAKLTNIDNSQIVNSTNTCLGVELCTTDTIIKIIDGDTIYTTHHKVRLALVDAPEKYDSGFSDAKSFTNNLCPVGSTIFIDQDDRQKTDQYGRMVAKVTCSNINLNEALLENKHATITKLFCKKSEFALESWAMRFGC; this is translated from the coding sequence TTGTTAAAGACTAAGATATTTGCTTTGTCGCTGATTCTTGCAGGATTGATAGCATTGCTGACATCGCTGAGCTATACAAATTCTGAGATCAGCCCTGTGACCAACATACCTAGAATAGAAGTGCCTGAGATACACACATCCGAAATCAAACTACCTATAGTTGGCAGTGCCAAGCTAACAAACATCGATAATTCTCAAATTGTTAATTCTACCAATACTTGTCTTGGTGTTGAATTGTGTACCACTGACACAATAATCAAAATAATAGATGGTGATACAATCTACACTACACACCACAAAGTCCGACTAGCGCTTGTAGATGCGCCTGAAAAATATGATTCTGGGTTTTCAGATGCTAAATCATTTACAAACAATCTGTGTCCGGTAGGCTCAACTATATTCATAGACCAAGATGATAGACAAAAAACGGATCAGTATGGAAGAATGGTTGCCAAAGTGACCTGTTCTAACATAAATCTCAATGAAGCTCTGCTAGAAAACAAACATGCCACAATTACCAAGTTGTTCTGCAAGAAAAGTGAATTTGCATTAGAGTCTTGGGCTATGAGATTTGGTTGCTAG
- a CDS encoding YHS domain-containing protein: MPVDPVCGIEMDESLAVSYEHDGKKYFFCCNGCRRIFKKKPKKWAKKA, translated from the coding sequence GTGCCAGTAGATCCTGTATGTGGAATTGAAATGGATGAATCCCTAGCAGTATCATACGAGCATGATGGGAAAAAATACTTTTTTTGCTGCAACGGATGCAGACGAATTTTCAAGAAAAAGCCAAAGAAATGGGCAAAAAAGGCCTGA
- the dusB gene encoding tRNA dihydrouridine synthase DusB — MLPQFSSRAFLAPMAGVSDPALRLICKEMGAGLVVTELTSIHAIIAKGKQLQAQNQDISEFIEYSYKERPLAVQLFGSDLESLEKAAKIVGPYFDIIDYNMGCPAPHITQQMAGGALLQNLSLTRKILETLVKSTDKPVTLKMRAGVDDNLVFKDIAGIAERAGVQMITLHARTVKQGYSGESDWSLIKELKQAVDIPVVGNGDITTPELAKKMIDETGCDYIMIGRGAMGNPFLFEQINDYLKTGTYKKYSQKNRTEMFCKYLDYAAQYKIKFANIRQQAMRFTKGLRQGAKFRSGIMLAKTIDELKSIMLQIS; from the coding sequence ATGCTGCCCCAATTTTCTAGTCGTGCCTTTTTGGCACCCATGGCTGGAGTAAGCGATCCTGCCTTACGATTGATTTGCAAAGAAATGGGCGCAGGACTAGTGGTGACTGAGCTCACAAGCATTCATGCAATAATTGCTAAAGGAAAACAGCTCCAGGCGCAAAACCAAGACATTTCCGAGTTTATCGAGTATTCCTACAAAGAGAGGCCTCTCGCAGTACAACTGTTTGGCTCCGACTTGGAATCACTGGAAAAAGCAGCCAAAATAGTTGGACCATATTTTGACATCATTGATTATAACATGGGATGCCCAGCACCGCACATCACTCAACAAATGGCAGGTGGAGCATTGTTGCAAAACCTCAGCCTAACTCGAAAAATTCTAGAAACACTAGTCAAATCAACCGACAAGCCAGTCACGCTGAAAATGCGCGCAGGGGTTGATGACAATCTAGTATTCAAGGACATTGCAGGTATTGCAGAGCGCGCAGGAGTACAGATGATAACGTTACATGCTAGAACAGTAAAACAAGGATATTCGGGCGAATCGGATTGGTCTTTAATCAAAGAACTAAAACAAGCAGTAGACATCCCAGTTGTCGGAAACGGCGACATTACAACTCCAGAACTTGCCAAAAAAATGATTGATGAGACAGGCTGTGATTATATCATGATAGGCCGAGGTGCGATGGGAAATCCATTTTTGTTTGAGCAGATAAACGATTATCTCAAGACAGGAACATACAAGAAATACTCACAAAAAAACAGAACGGAAATGTTTTGCAAGTATTTGGATTATGCAGCACAATACAAAATCAAATTTGCAAACATCAGACAGCAGGCAATGCGATTTACCAAAGGTCTGCGACAGGGCGCCAAGTTTCGCTCTGGAATAATGCTTGCAAAAACAATCGACGAGCTAAAATCAATAATGTTGCAGATCTCTTAA
- a CDS encoding aldo/keto reductase, whose translation MIAGSATPEGTKKFSTRPGAIPQNYKTIQNLTLSNVGIGTYLGNPDSQTDALVEEAIKKSVLSGINVIDTAINYRAQKAERSVGKAIASLISQGKIDRDQIFVSTKNGYVTNDADIKEEFWAYIQREYAKPGTIKANDISSGYHCMTIPYLHDQLNRSLKNLGLECIDLMYLHNAVEGQPDIPRQQFLQNLQDVFAFYEKMRTDGKIRYYGMATWECYRVSKDSPQYLSLYDTVELAKKVGGENHGFRFIQLPYNLYYDQAFMLKSQQISGTDVSLLNAATSLGIGVFTSVPLMQGRLLAPGTIPEFANIAQPSLRCLQFIRSTPGVLAPLVGQKTQSHVDQNLQIMKIPPLSESEFTDLIKKFTN comes from the coding sequence ATGATTGCAGGCTCTGCCACGCCAGAAGGAACAAAAAAATTCTCAACTAGGCCTGGCGCAATTCCGCAAAACTACAAAACAATACAAAACCTCACCCTATCAAATGTGGGAATTGGGACATACCTTGGCAATCCAGATTCACAAACAGATGCACTTGTGGAAGAAGCAATCAAAAAATCAGTCTTGTCTGGAATCAATGTAATTGACACTGCCATTAATTATAGGGCACAAAAGGCAGAACGTTCCGTAGGAAAGGCAATCGCATCCCTGATTTCACAAGGCAAAATAGACCGAGACCAGATTTTTGTGAGCACAAAAAACGGCTATGTCACAAATGACGCAGACATCAAAGAAGAATTCTGGGCATACATACAGCGCGAGTATGCAAAGCCAGGCACAATCAAGGCAAACGACATTTCATCTGGATATCACTGCATGACAATACCGTACTTGCATGACCAGCTAAATCGAAGTCTAAAGAACCTGGGCTTGGAATGTATTGATCTAATGTATCTACACAATGCAGTTGAAGGCCAGCCAGACATTCCTCGCCAGCAGTTTTTGCAAAATCTACAGGATGTCTTTGCATTTTATGAAAAAATGAGAACAGATGGAAAAATTCGATACTATGGCATGGCAACATGGGAGTGTTACAGGGTCTCAAAAGACAGTCCACAATACTTGTCATTGTACGATACCGTCGAATTGGCAAAAAAGGTTGGAGGAGAAAATCACGGCTTTAGGTTCATCCAGTTGCCATACAATTTGTATTATGACCAAGCCTTTATGCTAAAGTCACAGCAGATCTCTGGCACAGACGTATCTCTCCTAAATGCCGCAACATCACTTGGTATAGGAGTCTTTACCAGTGTTCCTCTGATGCAGGGAAGACTGCTTGCTCCAGGAACAATACCAGAGTTTGCAAATATTGCACAGCCATCGCTTCGATGTCTCCAATTCATTCGCTCAACTCCAGGAGTATTGGCGCCACTAGTAGGACAAAAAACCCAGAGTCATGTTGACCAAAACCTGCAGATAATGAAAATTCCTCCTTTGTCAGAATCAGAATTTACTGATTTGATAAAGAAATTCACCAACTAA
- a CDS encoding prenyltransferase produces MSISVWFRVIRIKFLLASVIAVSLGLALSYWQTKSIDAISAAITMGGVVLLHASVDLLNDYSDYKRGIDAITKRTKFSGGTGVLPEGLLKPSTVYYAGIICLVLGSFAGAYFVIVHGWIIAAILGFAIVSIYFYSTKIVDSGLGEIFVGIKGTMIVLGTMFIQTEQILPANILAGIVAGALSSFVLFITSFPDHDADKQKGRKTLVIVLGKSRAANLYLVFPCVAYGLITFGIIFDLLPIYSAMVFTTIPLTIQSSKKIKKSIDSLEEFVLTMKATILFSRITGALFVISIIIAIVTNS; encoded by the coding sequence ATGAGCATTTCAGTTTGGTTCCGCGTAATTAGAATAAAGTTTCTTTTAGCATCGGTAATTGCAGTATCACTTGGTCTTGCGTTATCATATTGGCAGACAAAATCGATAGATGCAATATCGGCCGCAATCACAATGGGGGGCGTTGTGTTGTTGCATGCAAGCGTTGATCTTCTAAACGATTATTCAGATTACAAGCGAGGAATCGATGCAATAACAAAGCGAACCAAGTTCTCCGGAGGAACTGGGGTGCTTCCAGAAGGCTTGCTAAAGCCTTCCACGGTGTATTATGCAGGCATAATTTGCCTTGTTTTGGGCTCATTTGCAGGCGCGTATTTCGTCATTGTTCATGGCTGGATTATTGCTGCAATTCTTGGATTTGCAATTGTGTCCATCTATTTTTACTCGACAAAAATAGTGGATTCAGGCCTTGGCGAAATCTTTGTTGGCATTAAAGGAACCATGATTGTACTTGGCACGATGTTTATCCAAACAGAGCAAATCTTACCTGCAAACATTTTGGCAGGAATTGTTGCAGGGGCATTATCTTCGTTTGTCTTGTTTATCACATCATTTCCAGATCATGATGCAGACAAACAAAAAGGAAGAAAGACGTTAGTTATCGTACTTGGCAAATCGCGTGCAGCGAATCTGTATTTGGTTTTCCCGTGTGTAGCATATGGCCTAATCACATTTGGAATCATCTTTGATCTGTTGCCAATATACAGCGCAATGGTGTTTACTACCATCCCATTGACAATACAATCTAGCAAAAAAATCAAAAAATCAATTGACAGTTTAGAGGAATTTGTTCTTACGATGAAGGCAACGATTTTGTTCTCTAGAATTACCGGAGCATTGTTTGTAATTAGCATAATAATTGCCATAGTAACCAACAGTTAA